gctTAATTCACTCAACGGTCAACTGCATCATGATTTTCGATCTAATCATAATCATGATTTGCATCGGACTAGACCTTAGAATCATGATTCACTAAACTTTCTCACATTTGGatacttaaacttcaaatttaacgGCCTTTATTTCAAAGGAATTTACAAAATTCCATGTTCCTGTTTCACTAGGCCTAGGTTAATTAATTGCTTACAAAATCTTCATTACTACTTTTTTTTGAAGGAGATGACAATTTTTGTACTCTTCACTTTCTCTTCAAGCCAGTTTTGCCCTACATGCTTTGCATAGCTTATGAACAAATCTTCAATTATAGCATCTCCAAAATGACTTACTAGCATGGCTTCCGTAACGGCTCTGATACAATTTGAGACATTTCTTCCAACTTCAAGCTCGTCGAAAACAAAATCTTTGTTGCTGATGTCATCTCTAGAATCCCAGTTGATTTCAATAGTTTCTAGGTTTTCAATAGAGAAAGATCCCTCCATTTCAACAATTTTCTTCACTACTTCTTTATGAGGTGTGTAATATGGTAAATCAAATGTATCAATATCAGCCTCTTGAACAAGCCCCTGCAACAAAATCAACATTTTTTTACTTAAATaatggattttattttattttaaaacgtTGAGCCTTTAATTTGCCGACTCCAGTAGTTGAATTGAGACCGGTTGTTGCTATTGTTGTATTTGAGTCCTTTTCTTCTCTAAATAAcctaaaatagtttttttaaatattttttcctCCGTATCAAATTATATTTATATGTCTATATGAATGAGCCTAAAAATACAAAGCATTATCTATTTTGATATAAATGTAGtacttatttaaaataaaataacgtACGTTTCGCATTCTCGAGCTTTTTATAGAAATTAGGAATGAAATTGAAAAGTGAGTTGAAGTCATTTCCTAGAAGATCGTTCAGGAATACTTGATAAATGGTGTCCATGATAAATGATCGGCAATAGAGCATTAGGTCCTGACGAACAACCCAAATCCGCTATTCGATAACATATCGGCATTGGACTAGTATTAATGAACATGCTTCTGATAGTCTCTTCTAGGATTGGTTTTGCCTTCATTATGGTTGTTTCCTGAACATTTTTAAAAGTGTAAATCACTCTATGATATTCAATAATATAAGCCATTTGGATCGCAAGAATACCTGAAGAAGATAATTACTTGCGTAGCTATTTGCTCCATCACCAGCCTTCAAGTGAAGAACGTTTTTCGCAACCATGGTTAGCTTTTTCAGATTATgactcttttttttttattattattaaagattatgagATTAATCTGCTGCTTATGTTAGATCGTATATctgtaatactatatatatatacatatatatatatatacatatatatatatatattataagactaTATATTTGTTAACTCTCCAGTTGACCCTGTGGGAAATTAAAAATAGTTTGTGGGGCTTGTGGAAAGAAAATATATTTGTAAACTCTCCAATCGAACCTGACCATACATCAATGATAAGAGTATTAGACCAAATAGATCTTTTCTAAAATTTCAGATTTCCACTTTTCAATGCATGATAATTAGTAAGTGATAATCTAATACCAGCTAAGAATGCAAGTTGAAGTAAAATGGCCAGCCAGCTAGAATGAGCTGGCATAACTAGTTAGAAATGTAGTCTTGTGATAAGTTTTTTATGTGTAGCTATATGGATAATTGTGTTAGGAATGTAGAACCAGAACCCCTGACAAGAGGAAGTGCCAGCCCTATCGATTCTAAAGGCTTTTTTCAAGCATTTTGACAAACACTTTTTGTGCATAGTGTTAGCTTGCTACTCAAGGCACGTCAAAGACTCTGTTTTTGTCAATTCTGGATATACTACACACTGAAAAAAATGACATTTACATCATCTATTGTCTAATCTAATGCTTCAACTAGCCATTTTCGAGTCAAAACTTTTTCTGGATTCTGATagacatttcatcgaacagttAGTGTGCCGTTGAGAAACTTAGACACTAAGCTACCAGAGATACAATGATTCCTCCCAGAAACACAAATATGTCAGTTCATCATCTATCTATCAGCTAGTACATGACAAAGGAATGCTAAACATGTAGAACTATTGACTTGAAGCAAAGGGTACAAATTTACATACCCAACAAGCAGCGTTTATGCATTCATCCTAGCTtcaagatagtttttttttttggaGCTTCAAGGGAGATGGCAGCCAAAATAAAACACTAGAATCGAGCCTTCTCAAAATCAGAATGTAGCACCAATGTAGATGTTGTCATGAATGGTTCTTTGAGGAGAGTGACAATAAAATCCTTTACTACTTCATTCAAGACAAGGAATTAAAAAAACACAAAGCAAATGAAAAACTACATTTCTGCAAGGCTAAATGCTTCAATATTTTTGTTGGAATCGGGTTACAATGGAAACAGAAAATGAGTGGCTTTATATAGCCAAAAAAACACTACTAGTCTTCCTGAAAGAAACCAATCACAAATGTTTACTATCAATTTTCAATTAAAATTGAAAAAATTAAATCTCGGACACCACTCCTTTGATCTATGCCGTCCATCTACTGATTGTTGGATGACCTGTGACCACAGGTGACTGCAAACACAGCAACCCCCAATCACAGCTCGGACAAACAAGAATAAGCGACAAACCTGTGTGCACAGGAAGAAACAGCACAGGCTGCTAGACTGCAAAACAGAACAACTGAACACAGACAGATAAACAGAATGACTTGAAATCTGCAACCGAAAGGATGATTATCAAACTTGTGCAAAACAGAATCGAAAAACTGAGGCTTAGTGTAGGTATCTATTGTGTTtggaacctaaaaaaaaaaaaactaatttagTTAAGATTTAGTACTAAGTTTCTCTCTTGCCAATACAACCGAAATATTAGGCTATTTAAAACTGTAAAAAGAAAGATGATGAACTCTTGAAGATTTGAATAACTACTGCAATTTTTGATTTCATTAATCTCAGAGCTCATACATAGTAAAGTGAAATAAGAGAGTTTATATAATAAAATGCTGACAGGGAAAAAGGACTGTGTAAAACAGTTTTGCTTTTGGGACCACTGCCGGATCCGCTGCCACATTATGCATTTCACTCTGTTTGTTGTTGGCCACTACTCCTTTCTGAATTTTTTGTCCTTTATGCTCAGTAGAAAACGGCGATTTGCAGACACAAAATATCTCTTCTTCATCAAAATGCAGAAAACACTTCAAGAGCTTCAAAAACTTGACTTCTGAATTGACTTTTTGTTGTTAACATAATCAGAGGAATCCACCACTGCAGAAAGCTTTGAAATGAACTAACAAACGATTCTGTAATTCTTCTTCTTCAACAAATTAACTAAAACTGGAAAAGACTAATAGACTTGTTTACTGTAAACTGAAATGACTAATGACAGTGCCTTAATCTCCTCTTCTCATGCTCAAACTTTGCAAAAAGCTCCTCAACAAGTTCCAAATGCCCAATGTGTCTTCACAGAATCGAAACAAACAAGAAATATGTGCAGCATACAAAAGCCCCAAATTCTGACTGAGTCTTGCAGAACACCACTGATCGAACTCAAAAATTATTCATTACTCAGTAATTGTTGAAATTGATTTAACCATTTAACTCGCAGCATCTAGCATAGTGAATCTAGAGCTTTGAATCTATTGTTTTGATCAACTCCATCAAGAAAAACATCAAACCCTAGCTTTATTCTCCGACAGACGAAAATAGAAAGTTCTAAGCTACTGTTTCATTGTCGAAAATAGAAAATTCTAACCTCCAAATTGGGCGTTTCGATTCTGACAACTTGCAATCAAATTCCTCTTGGAAGCGTTGTAGAGGTGACCTTCCTGATCAGTTTGGTCGGTCTCCTGAGCTCCGACGTTCTTCCGATCGTTCTGCAGATCGATTTTCTTCCTCTCCGTCGACAAGCTTTCTGTTCCTTCAGCAAGGTCCCTGTCTTTCAGTGTAGGCACACCTAAGTCCTCATCTTTCTGACCCTTTACAGCTTCATCCCCAATAGTCAGAAACACAGGCTCAGTTTCAAACTTCCCTGCACTGCCTTTAATCGAATCTGTCTTGGCCCCGATCACTTCAGAATCTTCTAAGGAGCTTAGAAGAGCTCGAACAAATGCTTTGATCCCAACCTGAATGGCTTCTTCTACTGCATTTGTCTTTTTCTTCATCGGCAAGCAAGACTTCTTCTTCCTTGGAGCTTTCTTCTGTTCCAAGCTAGCCAAGCCTTCTTCAATTTGTTGAAAAACAGACTCCACTGAACAATCTCTTCCAACAGCTCCTCCTTTGTTTAGTGGAGTCTGCATTCCGATGAGCTTTACTAGAAAATCAAATCTCCATTTTTGAAGTGATTTGGTGAAGATGTCAGCTAACTGAAAATTTGTTCTGCAGTAAACCATTCTTATCTCCTTTTCTTCAATCAGTTCCCTCACCAAGTGATACTTGATGTTTACATGTTTTGTTCTGAAGTGATCTCCTGGATTTTCTGATATAGAGATTGCAGAACTGGAGTCATAGTAGATTGAAACACAGGACTCTTTTAGCTCTCCAATGTCTAACAGAATCTTTTTGATCCACATTGCTTGCTTGGCAGCCAGATTAATTGCAATGTATTCAGCCTCTGCAGTTGACTGAGCTACTGTCTTTTGGCTTTTTGAACTCCAAGAGAATATCCCTGAGCCAAAGTTGCTACAATAACCACTCCTGCTTCTGCATTTTTCTTCATTTCCATAGCTTGCATCACAGAACATCAGCAAATCTCCTTTACCACCAGCTTCATACCATAAGCCAAAATCACAGCTACCTTTGACAAATCTCAGGACTCTTTTAACAT
This genomic stretch from Rutidosis leptorrhynchoides isolate AG116_Rl617_1_P2 unplaced genomic scaffold, CSIRO_AGI_Rlap_v1 contig607, whole genome shotgun sequence harbors:
- the LOC139884820 gene encoding probable methyltransferase TCM_000331, whose translation is MVAKNVLHLKAGDGANSYASNYLLQGLVQEADIDTFDLPYYTPHKEVVKKIVEMEGSFSIENLETIEINWDSRDDISNKDFVFDELEVGRNVSNCIRAVTEAMLVSHFGDAIIEDLFISYAKHVGQNWLEEKVKSTKIVISFKKK